One Camelus bactrianus isolate YW-2024 breed Bactrian camel chromosome 26, ASM4877302v1, whole genome shotgun sequence genomic window, ATTTTTTGGGTCactacttcatttctttttcatgtaatatatgtattttatccttcaaataactttttcCTAATTTTCAGCCTCCTTTACCCCAATTGATGAGTTTTGACCTCTTGCAATAATTGGGAATTGCTGGCTTGATATAGTATTTATAATGTGCTTATATTCATTTGTCAGCCAAGAAATAAGAACAGTTATACAATTAggctagtttttctttctttttaaagatcacAGATACGTGAAAAACATCTGTGATATAGTGGGATACAGTGTCTCCAAAAAGAGAGGTTGGTGGAATAAATAAGAAGTCCTCATACTGGTCCTTACTCAAAATAGATTATAGAACCATGGGCATTTAATACGTTGTAAATGTACTAATATGTAATGCTTGCATTAAATCAAATTCTAGTTAGATCATGCCTGTgcataatttccttttctctgtgatGTCATTgctttatttactaatttttaagaGAATTTTATAATGTATGCGTAAAGagcaatgaatgagaatgaaTATCTTTTCCTAACAGAACCTTTATTTGTAGGCCAGAGATAATAAGTAACCAATGTTGATGTCTGTCTAgttcttgaaatttttaattcaaatttataAGCAATGTCAAACTTTGACAGTAACAAAGGTTTCGGTTGTCTCATAGACCCTCCCACTATCTTGCCTCTCCCCCTTCTCTTCATTGGTAACATAAAATTTGCTATTTTAACTTGccctttttttgttattaaactGTATTTAGATGTGGTTTAGGAAGTTACTATGGAACAATTGGCGGACCAGTCCCATTTTTCAGTGCACAgtcaaaacccaaagaaaaatataagccaCCTGGGAAGAATTTATACACAAACCCAGGAAAGAAAGGAACCGGATATGGGTAAGATATTTTTTAACACTTTCATGTCAtttgttttgattaaaaaaatgaatttctgaaCCCTGAAGTcattgttatttcttttccttagcTATGCAAATGTTACCATAGGTAAGCAGTTTTCACACTCTGCTGATTTCTATGATGCACCAAAACTAAATTACAAGGTAAAAgactctattttaatttttttaacatttctcttaTTTAGTTGACTTAGAGAATTCACTTGTGATCTAATGAGGGTTTGTTTTGTCCTCTTTGTATTACTTGGGTAGTGGCAGGTTGATGTTTATGAATTACGATAATTTTACCTTCTTGATATTAGATTTCCACATCTTGCTATAGCTCCTTTCAGTTCTTCCCAGGATGAGCTTTAATCGCTGCTGTGGTTTCCCACGTCTGTCCTACATGTCTGTAGACTAGCTGTGAAGCTTCTGTTAACTCGGCCTGATCAGCTGTGTTCTATTTGGAGAAGAGTCATATCCTAGTCTTTGCCTACTATTTTGTGCCCAAAAAGGAGTAGTGGTGGTACTTTTGGGCCGATTGAGCCGTTATGGTGAGTGAGTGGActtgggagaagggaggaagtggAGAGGAGAAAATGAGTACCTACAGGAGAGAGAGCCaaaggatgggagaaaatgaTTCACTTTATGAAATGGCAGAAATAAAACCTTAGACGTACTGGTCTATGCCTCTTACACTCACTTTCTACACTATTTGACTTAAAATAAAGCATATTCACCCATGTGAAGAATGCCTACATGTGAATGAGCAGAGGAACCTGTAGAAATTTTGGAATATCAACATAATTTAACAAAATCAATATAACTTTAAAGAAAGCTGGTAGTAATGAAAAGTCAAGTGCATCTGGATGTTAAGAAATAGAAATTGAACAGCAACTatgttagtttttaaatttttgtttgtttaggcaTTCAGTCTTCAATAATTTTGTCTGTGATGATTTTAAGTGGCAGTGGGGCTGTGAGATGGATAGTAGCCATTTTTGCATATGAGAGTGTCCAAATCCAGGAAAAGGTTTCTATTAAACTGGGCAGAAACCTTGGTCATTTGAAAATAAGCATCTCTTATTTCTATGTATGGATTTATTcactttatataaaattctatgtaaattacttttcatcTGTAGgaataataatacataatatgTAAATACACACAAGGCAGTTTTATCAATGGCTCAATAATTAGTCTTTCATCCAAAGTTTATGGGTATAAGatacttttctctctttatagTAAAGCTCCTTCATTCTTACTTTTAGAACTTATTATTCGTAAGTCAGAAATTTTATGTCCCTGGCTTTcctaaaataatattataatataaaaacgTTATAAAAAGTTCAGTATTCCTTATTCTTAGAAGTAaaagctgacttttttttaaggCCTACCATATGCCAGGTATTTTATAatactcatttaatctttataacagCATTAAGGGTGGAGGGGGGGGTggatattatcatcatcatttacatttgaagaaaatgtGACACTGAAAGTGTAAGTAACTTTCCCAGAGTCACTAAGAAAAAGCAGGAAGGCGTTAGGATTTGAACTAGAGACCAGTTTGTTTTTACTGCATTATGTCACCCAGATAGTGAATACAGATTTGTTTAAGTGATAGATTTCTATACTTCAAATCAACGTGTATCCAAAATGGACAGTCATAGTTGTGCTTGTTCATAAGTAAGCATATTTTTTGTATCATAAAAATAGAACCTAacaaaggaatatataaaaaaagtGAACCAGTAGTATATATTAAAAATCTACatgcttatattaaaatttaaaagtatattcagCTCTACCTTACTTCCAATTTGAGTAATTTTTGCTATATAATTTTAAACTCTTTAATtgacagaaagagaatgaagaacACCATGGTTTACTTAAAGGGACAGCTTTCAAATTAAATCTTTACCCAAGGGAATATTTTGATACCAATCCTTACTCTTTTGAGAACCCTTTACCACCAATtaaaaaagcagagaagaaagaattACCTACAAACCCTTTCAAGCCCTCTTCTCCTGGTAAAAAGGtaagttaaaaattttagaatgaaaatGTATTAAGTATTTTGAAGATATGTTGCCTCTTACTGTCATATTATTACTTATGTAAATGATGAACTTTTGTTTATGTTCTTGCCCCAAATTTTGAAACTTGTTTTTATGAAATTATGAAAAGTCACAAAGCATGGGTGGCGTAAGGAATAATGAATCTCttataatgaaataattattaatcatttcaaaagtgttttAATTGATAATGAATTTTCTGCGTGCCTTTCTAGATCTTTGGCATAGTTTTTTTCAAAACCATTAAAAAGCCAGACCATCTTTAGGTTTTGAAATGGTGATTAAAATGAGCTGTCTCCCTTCTGCTGAGGTTTACAAgtgtgaataaaaatgaaaatgcttctTACAGTTTAAACTGTAGTTTATACTTTGGTTTGTCTTCTGTGAGCTGCCTGTTCATTTTCCTTGCAGATGCTCTAttaggatatttgtctttttcatattGGTTTGTAagatcttttcatattttaaggaTATTGTTTTGTCCTTTGTGTCGAAAATATTTCTTCCAGTCTGTTGAATCTTTGATTTTGGCTATAGTATTTTGTGCTATTCAGAAATTTAATAATTTGATATGgtcaaatttatcagtcttttgTGCTGAGTTTGTCATTCTCAGAATGACTTTCCTTACTGGCAGTGTTAGAAAGGTACAcattcctgactttttttttaatagtcctaACCTTTTGCATTTAAAGTTTcatctgaaatatattttgatgTAAGGAGCAAGGTAAGGATACAGcttttatctttttcaaaattcagttttaaaagcAGAAGGAAGCTTTGCAGGGAGGTCATGTTCAGTATTTAGGTTGTGGTTGTGGTTTCTAGAGTGTTACACATCTGTCAAAACTCAGAATTGTACAACTTTAAATGGGTGCAGTTTATTATACTTAAAATAGAtgcaaataaaactgattttttaaaaagccagttgTTCCTGATCTCACTGATAGAGCAATTCTGAACACCACTGTTTTGACTGGTTTGTTTTcttaggggtgggggaggtaattaggtttacttatttatttttttaatggagatactggggattgaacccaggacctcatgtatgctaaggacatgctctaccactgaactatactctcTGCTTTGAAATGCCGTCCTTATCAAatcaaaattatcattttttgtttttttcctgagttttcatTCTATTTGATCTATTTCTACCAGTACCAAACTACTTTGCGTTATTATCGCATGTTAATATTGGGTGGTCTCGTCTTTTCTtgctctttaaaaaagttttatatgGCTGTTCTCCAATAATGCTCTTTAGAATTGGAATTATTTTGTAAAgttctgggaaaaaaagagacCTTTGGTATTTTACTCTAAAATTAAATCTTTAGAATTTTGCTCATATTAGCATGTTTATATTTTGAATCTTCTGATCTAGAAATAAACTACTTATAAAAAACCTTTATTTCCCTtgtagattttaatatttttactttatgtaggtttatatatcatatttattccTACTTATTTTAAGGTTCTGGTcaatgattttttcccccatcatCTTTCCCCTTACATTATTTGTCCTTataaaaacatttgattttttaaaataactggccACTTCATTAAAGTTTCTTATGTTCTAATGGGTATTCTATTTATTGTGTTGATTCTCTTTGGATTTTTAGATGTAAGGTTAAAGGTTATATTATCTGCAAATAATTTTGCTCCCTCCTTTCCAGTATTTTTATCTCTATGTCACGCTCATGTGCAGTACTTGGACATGATATAGGGATCATGGGACTACCTCTAGTGTTCATTATTATAGATGCCAAAAGTAAGAATAAATCAGGAATGTATGTAGAattatattggatattttggtgTAATCTCCTTAGACCACCAGTTTTTTCTCCATTGACTTGCTATAAGATAAGTGACTTAATAGATTTCTTGGACTGACTCCCACTTGGCTGTGTTGTATTAATCTTTAAGagatttgtttgtattttatttgttaatactttattatgtatttttgcaGCAATAATGTTAAGTGTAACTGGTCTGTACTTTTTATATGCCTTGTTCTGTTTTGATGTAAATAGATGCTAGCATCTTGAAATAATCATGGAGATCGCCTTCTTTTTTTATGTTCTGTAAGAGTTGAATAGCATCAGAAATATTTGTTCTTGAAAGCTTGAAAGAATTCTCATAGG contains:
- the CFAP96 gene encoding cilia-and flagella-associated protein 96 isoform X2 — protein: MPAEGGKTDMERIGLFSEMEYITVGDRYVSQFNRPFNEAASKNRQLLPGGSKEMSSLQAGYFDPHFVRVFEGEGYVNLNQVRRRHMMEEAKKNLGKAFLPTNGEKKPCGLGSYYGTIGGPVPFFSAQSKPKEKYKPPGKNLYTNPGKKGTGYGYANVTIGKQFSHSADFYDAPKLNYKKENEEHHGLLKGTAFKLNLYPREYFDTNPYSFENPLPPIKKAEKKELPTNPFKPSSPGKKGTKYEELQDCFNTVLLASGRQIAL